In Lautropia mirabilis, one DNA window encodes the following:
- a CDS encoding CopD family protein: MGTNLYLWTKVLHIVMVTSWFAGLFYLPRIYVNLAQVDPKGSTAEYQRLVGMSQRLYRFMLPLATLAVLTGLVLYVGFGIGMGAGWMHVKLACVLLLIGYHHGCGRLLKKFAAEQRSHSERWFRVFNEGPVILLLIVVAMVIIKPF; the protein is encoded by the coding sequence ATGGGCACGAACCTCTATCTCTGGACCAAGGTCCTGCACATCGTGATGGTGACGAGCTGGTTTGCCGGGCTCTTCTACCTGCCACGCATCTACGTCAACCTGGCGCAGGTCGATCCGAAAGGGTCGACCGCCGAATACCAGCGGCTGGTGGGCATGTCGCAACGACTCTACCGCTTCATGCTGCCGCTGGCCACGCTGGCCGTGCTCACCGGCCTGGTGCTGTACGTGGGCTTCGGCATCGGCATGGGGGCGGGCTGGATGCACGTCAAGCTTGCCTGCGTGCTGCTGCTGATCGGCTACCACCACGGCTGCGGCCGCCTGCTGAAAAAGTTCGCGGCCGAACAGCGTTCGCACTCCGAACGCTGGTTCCGCGTCTTCAACGAAGGCCCGGTCATCCTGCTGCTGATCGTGGTGGCGATGGTGATCATCAAGCCGTTCTGA
- a CDS encoding THUMP domain-containing class I SAM-dependent RNA methyltransferase → MIALRPASRHAAEPARNRADRRDAPRRDAPPRDEAPTSPSAGTFHYFCPCPRGLEAALADELRALGAHDIDTRPGGVGCRGDLKLAYRINLEARLPSRVLLRLLDAACRNEHTLYRLCNALAWEDWFDARQTIRVDVVAQRSPLRSLNFATLRIKDAIVDRFRDHGGERPSVDTHHPDVRISAFLTADRLQLYLDLSGEPLFKRGWRHSAENRVAAPLKENLAAGLLALSGWDARQPLLDPFCGSGTLVIEAAQILCDHAPGLNRRFGIEQLRLHDAALYDGLVTALRERARQGIGKAPRGLIRASDLDPHAMRLTAENLQTLGLPDDLVAMQTLDAVDAQPGGDTPGVLLANPPYNERVSIPVEHWRAIGATLRERFGGWKVFLLTSDRGLPGQLGLREDRKTPLFNGAIECRLFEFAMRQRG, encoded by the coding sequence ATGATCGCCCTTCGCCCTGCCAGCCGCCATGCGGCCGAACCCGCCCGCAACAGGGCTGACCGACGAGACGCCCCACGACGAGACGCCCCCCCGCGCGACGAGGCCCCCACCTCTCCTTCGGCCGGCACGTTCCATTATTTCTGTCCGTGCCCGCGCGGGCTGGAAGCGGCGCTGGCCGACGAGCTGCGCGCCCTGGGTGCCCACGACATCGACACCCGGCCGGGCGGGGTCGGCTGCCGGGGCGACCTGAAGCTGGCCTACCGCATCAACCTGGAAGCACGGCTGCCCAGCCGCGTGCTGCTGCGCCTGCTGGACGCAGCCTGCCGCAACGAGCACACGCTCTACCGGCTGTGCAACGCCCTGGCCTGGGAAGACTGGTTCGATGCCCGGCAGACGATCCGCGTGGACGTGGTGGCGCAGCGCTCGCCGCTCCGAAGCCTGAACTTCGCCACGCTGCGCATCAAGGACGCCATTGTCGACCGCTTCCGCGACCATGGCGGTGAGCGTCCCTCGGTGGACACCCATCATCCGGACGTGCGCATCAGTGCCTTCCTGACGGCAGACCGCCTGCAGCTGTACCTGGACCTGTCAGGCGAGCCGCTCTTCAAGCGCGGCTGGCGCCACAGTGCCGAGAACCGAGTGGCGGCGCCCCTGAAGGAGAACCTGGCCGCCGGCCTGCTGGCACTGTCGGGCTGGGACGCCCGCCAGCCGCTGCTGGACCCCTTCTGCGGCTCTGGCACGCTGGTCATCGAGGCTGCGCAGATCCTCTGCGATCACGCACCGGGGCTCAATCGCCGCTTCGGCATCGAGCAGCTGCGCCTCCACGATGCCGCGCTGTACGACGGGCTGGTGACGGCACTGCGCGAGCGTGCCCGCCAGGGGATCGGGAAGGCACCGCGCGGCCTGATCCGCGCCAGCGACCTGGATCCGCACGCCATGCGCCTGACGGCCGAGAACCTGCAGACGCTCGGCCTGCCCGATGACCTGGTGGCCATGCAGACACTCGATGCCGTGGATGCCCAGCCAGGCGGCGACACGCCGGGCGTGCTGCTGGCCAACCCGCCCTACAACGAGCGGGTGAGCATTCCGGTGGAGCACTGGCGCGCCATCGGCGCCACGCTGCGCGAGCGCTTCGGGGGCTGGAAGGTCTTTCTGCTGACCAGCGACCGGGGCCTGCCCGGCCAGCTGGGCCTGCGCGAGGATCGCAAGACGCCGCTCTTCAACGGCGCCATCGAATGCCGGCTGTTCGAGTTTGCAATGCGCCAGCGGGGCTAA
- the pflA gene encoding pyruvate formate lyase 1-activating protein: MTIPADVPSGTAAPSGRAAPPPVVPLVPQADLEAAAHAPKHPHLHRGYHGTGLVHSIESCGTVDGPGLRYVLFLQGCLMRCLYCHNRDTWDLQSDKAREMTVPEVMKQVMSYRHYLKATGGGVTATGGEPLLQYEFVRDWFVACHQNGIHTCLDTNGYALHYDEVLETLLDHTDLVMLDLKQIDPDIHRVLVGIPNTRTLAFAQHLARRKQKTRVRYVVVPGYTDDDRSAHLLGRFIAPMDNVDTVEILPYHELGAHKWALCGDDYKLKGVHPPPKETVQRVRSILEGYGKAVIV, encoded by the coding sequence GTGACGATACCGGCCGACGTGCCTTCGGGCACGGCCGCCCCCTCCGGGCGGGCGGCGCCCCCGCCTGTGGTGCCCCTGGTGCCGCAGGCGGATCTCGAAGCGGCTGCCCACGCGCCGAAGCATCCGCATCTTCACCGGGGCTACCACGGAACCGGACTCGTCCATTCCATCGAGTCCTGCGGTACCGTCGATGGCCCCGGGCTTCGCTATGTCCTGTTCCTGCAGGGCTGCCTGATGCGCTGCCTGTACTGTCACAACCGCGACACCTGGGACCTGCAGAGCGACAAGGCCCGCGAGATGACGGTGCCCGAGGTGATGAAGCAGGTGATGTCTTACCGTCATTACCTGAAGGCCACGGGAGGCGGCGTGACGGCCACCGGGGGTGAGCCGCTGCTGCAGTACGAGTTCGTGCGGGACTGGTTCGTGGCCTGTCACCAGAACGGCATCCATACCTGTCTGGACACCAACGGCTACGCGCTGCACTACGACGAAGTGCTGGAGACGCTGCTGGACCACACCGACCTGGTGATGCTCGATCTCAAGCAGATCGATCCGGACATCCACCGCGTGCTGGTGGGCATTCCCAACACGCGCACGCTGGCCTTTGCCCAGCACCTGGCCAGGCGCAAGCAGAAGACACGCGTGCGCTATGTGGTCGTGCCGGGCTATACCGACGACGATCGTTCAGCCCATCTGCTGGGCCGCTTCATCGCCCCCATGGACAACGTGGATACGGTGGAGATCCTGCCCTACCACGAGCTGGGCGCCCACAAGTGGGCCCTGTGCGGCGACGACTACAAGCTCAAGGGCGTGCATCCCCCGCCCAAGGAAACCGTGCAGCGCGTCCGCAGCATCCTGGAAGGCTACGGCAAGGCCGTGATTGTCTAG
- the pflB gene encoding formate C-acetyltransferase: MLAPKNAHPEAWADFKAGPWEETIDVRDFIQRNYTPYTGDGSFLAPATEATTQLWAEVMEGIKVENKTHAPYKIDAQTVSGITSHAPGYIDKSLEKVVGLQTDEPLKRAIMPFGGLKMVQDSCRIYETPLSETVVETFTKYRKTHNQGVFDVYTPDIRRCRKSGVLTGLPDAYGRGRIIGDYRRVALYGIDRLMEDKVEQFNSLQADLEAGRNLEETIRRREEINEQHKALGQMKEMAASYGFDISGPARNAREAVQWTYFAYLAAVKSQNGAAMSFGRVATFLDIYIERDLHNGTLTEVEAQELIDHLVMKLRMVRFLRTPEYDQLFSGDPIWATESIGGMGLDGRTLVTKNCFRFLHTLYNMGPSPEPNITVLWSEQLPEAFKHFCAKVSIDTSSIQYENDDLMRPDFNSDDYAIACCVSPMVIGKQMQFFGARANLAKTLLYAINGGVDETSGMQVGPKVEPIADEVLDYDTVMARMDSFMDWLATQYVTALNIIHYMHDKYSYEAALMALHDRDVKRTMACGVAGLSVAADSLSAIKYAKVRPIRNEQGIAVDFQIEGEYPQFGNNDDRVDDIACDLVRRFMTKVASHPMYRDAMPTQSVLTITSNVVYGKKTGNTPDGRRAGAPFGPGANPMHGRDVCGAVASLCSVAKLPFAFAKDGISYTFSIVPGALGKDEGSRERNLSGMMDGYFHHEDGVEGGQHLNVNVLNRETLLDAMEHPEKYPQLTIRVSGYAVRFNSLTREQQQDVVTRTFTASM; encoded by the coding sequence ATGTTGGCCCCCAAAAATGCACACCCCGAAGCCTGGGCCGATTTCAAGGCCGGTCCTTGGGAAGAGACGATCGACGTTCGTGATTTCATCCAGCGCAACTACACCCCCTATACCGGGGATGGCAGTTTCCTGGCGCCTGCGACCGAGGCCACCACACAGCTATGGGCTGAGGTGATGGAGGGCATCAAGGTCGAGAACAAGACCCACGCCCCCTACAAGATCGACGCCCAGACGGTCTCCGGCATCACCAGCCACGCGCCCGGCTACATCGACAAGTCGCTGGAAAAGGTGGTGGGGCTGCAGACCGACGAACCGCTCAAGCGCGCCATCATGCCCTTTGGCGGCCTGAAGATGGTGCAGGACTCCTGCCGCATCTATGAGACCCCGCTGTCCGAGACGGTGGTCGAGACCTTCACCAAGTACCGCAAGACCCACAACCAGGGCGTCTTCGACGTGTACACGCCCGACATCCGTCGCTGCCGCAAGTCCGGCGTGCTGACCGGTCTGCCCGACGCCTATGGCCGGGGCCGCATCATTGGCGACTATCGTCGCGTGGCACTCTACGGCATCGACCGCCTGATGGAAGACAAGGTCGAGCAGTTCAACTCGCTGCAGGCCGATCTGGAAGCTGGCCGCAACCTGGAAGAGACCATCCGCCGCCGCGAGGAAATCAACGAGCAGCACAAGGCGCTGGGCCAGATGAAGGAAATGGCCGCCAGCTACGGCTTCGACATCTCCGGCCCGGCCCGCAATGCCCGCGAGGCCGTGCAGTGGACCTATTTCGCCTACCTGGCTGCCGTGAAGTCGCAGAACGGCGCGGCCATGTCGTTCGGCCGGGTGGCCACCTTCCTGGACATCTACATCGAGCGTGACCTGCACAACGGCACGCTGACCGAAGTGGAAGCGCAGGAACTCATCGACCACCTGGTCATGAAACTGCGGATGGTGCGCTTCCTGCGCACGCCGGAATACGACCAGCTCTTCTCGGGCGACCCGATCTGGGCCACCGAATCGATCGGCGGCATGGGTCTGGACGGCCGCACGCTGGTCACGAAGAACTGCTTCCGCTTCCTGCACACGCTCTACAACATGGGTCCGTCGCCGGAGCCCAACATCACGGTGCTGTGGTCCGAGCAGCTGCCCGAGGCGTTCAAGCACTTCTGCGCCAAGGTCTCCATCGACACCTCGTCCATCCAGTACGAGAACGACGACCTGATGCGCCCGGACTTCAACAGCGACGACTATGCCATCGCCTGCTGCGTCAGCCCGATGGTCATCGGCAAGCAGATGCAGTTCTTCGGTGCCCGCGCCAACCTGGCCAAGACGCTGCTGTACGCCATCAACGGCGGCGTGGACGAGACCAGCGGCATGCAGGTCGGCCCCAAGGTCGAGCCGATCGCCGACGAGGTGCTGGACTACGACACCGTCATGGCACGGATGGACAGCTTCATGGACTGGCTGGCCACCCAGTACGTCACGGCGCTCAACATCATCCACTACATGCACGACAAGTACTCGTACGAGGCTGCGCTGATGGCGCTGCATGATCGTGACGTGAAGCGGACGATGGCCTGCGGCGTGGCGGGCCTGTCGGTGGCGGCGGATTCGCTGTCGGCCATCAAGTACGCCAAGGTCCGTCCCATCCGCAACGAGCAGGGCATTGCCGTCGACTTCCAGATTGAGGGCGAATACCCGCAGTTCGGCAACAACGACGACCGTGTCGACGACATCGCCTGTGACCTGGTGCGCCGCTTCATGACCAAGGTGGCCTCGCATCCGATGTACCGCGACGCCATGCCCACCCAGTCGGTGCTCACCATCACCTCCAACGTGGTCTACGGCAAGAAGACCGGCAACACGCCGGATGGTCGCCGCGCCGGTGCACCGTTCGGTCCGGGTGCCAACCCGATGCACGGCCGTGATGTCTGCGGCGCGGTGGCCTCGCTGTGCTCGGTGGCCAAGCTGCCCTTTGCCTTCGCCAAGGACGGCATCTCCTACACCTTCTCCATCGTGCCCGGCGCGCTGGGCAAGGATGAGGGCTCGCGTGAGCGCAACCTGTCGGGCATGATGGATGGCTACTTCCATCACGAGGACGGCGTGGAGGGCGGTCAGCACCTGAACGTCAACGTGCTCAACCGCGAGACGCTGCTGGACGCCATGGAGCATCCCGAGAAATATCCGCAGCTCACCATCCGCGTCTCGGGCTATGCGGTGCGCTTCAACTCGCTGACCCGCGAGCAGCAGCAGGACGTGGTCACGCGCACCTTCACGGCCTCGATGTGA
- a CDS encoding glycerophosphodiester phosphodiesterase, whose translation MNSRVLRPRVVAISVASVLALAGCASSSGYQMDDQAARTGAGQTQAMASGASAGGQTAAESAQGAVEDGSAQAGVAVASAGALTGVAGASASAGRFPTLNGQKPLVLGHRGAAGYLPDHTLAGYQRAIDSGADFIEPDLVSTKDGVLVVRHEPNITATTNVKDHPEFAKRKRKRTVDGVEEEGWFVSDFTLAELRTLRAVQPLEERDQSHNGKYKVPTFEEVLKLARDQSRRTGRTISIYPEIKHSTYHRSLGLPIEDKLLAALARYGYTKKDSPVIIQSFEVGNLKALRPRTQVRLVQLIDGSGQNPDGSVDQSLPLGQPYDFTLAKDSRTYQDLLTPKGLAEIRTYADGIGPWKAYIIPSRLTIGPDGKPVDLNRDGLIDERDRVALPATRVVKDAHAAGLFVHPYTFRSEPRRLLSDYQGDPKAEYRRFYQLGVDGLFSDFPDVARQARDE comes from the coding sequence ATGAATTCACGCGTTCTTCGGCCACGGGTCGTGGCGATTTCGGTAGCCTCCGTGCTGGCGCTGGCCGGTTGCGCCAGCAGCAGCGGCTATCAGATGGACGACCAGGCCGCACGTACCGGTGCCGGCCAGACCCAGGCCATGGCGTCGGGGGCTTCGGCTGGCGGCCAGACGGCGGCTGAATCGGCGCAGGGTGCTGTCGAGGACGGCTCAGCCCAGGCAGGCGTGGCGGTGGCCAGCGCCGGGGCACTGACCGGTGTTGCGGGTGCTTCGGCGAGCGCAGGGCGCTTTCCGACGCTGAATGGACAGAAGCCTCTGGTGCTGGGGCACCGCGGTGCGGCGGGCTACCTGCCGGACCACACGCTGGCGGGCTATCAGCGGGCCATCGACAGCGGGGCCGACTTCATCGAGCCGGACCTGGTCTCCACCAAGGATGGCGTGCTGGTGGTACGGCATGAGCCCAACATCACGGCCACCACCAACGTGAAGGACCATCCCGAGTTTGCCAAGCGCAAGCGCAAGCGCACGGTCGATGGTGTCGAGGAAGAGGGCTGGTTCGTCAGCGACTTCACGCTGGCCGAGCTGCGCACGCTGCGTGCCGTGCAGCCCCTGGAAGAACGGGATCAGAGCCACAACGGCAAGTACAAGGTGCCCACCTTCGAGGAAGTGCTGAAGCTGGCCCGCGACCAGAGCCGTCGCACCGGGCGTACCATCAGCATCTATCCCGAGATCAAGCACAGCACCTACCATCGCTCGCTGGGCCTGCCCATCGAGGACAAGCTGCTGGCTGCGCTGGCCCGCTACGGTTACACCAAAAAGGATTCCCCGGTCATCATCCAGTCCTTCGAGGTGGGCAACCTGAAGGCGCTGCGTCCGCGCACCCAGGTGCGGCTCGTGCAGCTCATCGACGGCTCCGGCCAGAACCCGGATGGTTCGGTGGACCAGTCGCTGCCGCTGGGCCAGCCCTACGACTTCACCCTGGCCAAGGACAGCCGGACCTATCAGGACCTGCTCACGCCGAAGGGCCTGGCCGAGATCCGCACCTATGCCGACGGCATCGGTCCGTGGAAGGCCTACATCATTCCGTCGCGGCTCACGATCGGGCCTGATGGCAAGCCGGTGGACCTGAACCGTGACGGGCTGATCGACGAACGCGACCGTGTGGCGCTGCCGGCCACCCGGGTGGTGAAGGATGCCCACGCGGCCGGTCTCTTCGTGCATCCGTACACCTTCCGCAGCGAGCCGCGCCGGCTGCTGTCCGATTATCAGGGTGATCCGAAGGCCGAATATCGGCGCTTCTATCAGCTGGGGGTCGATGGCCTGTTCAGCGACTTCCCGGACGTGGCGCGTCAGGCGCGTGATGAGTGA
- a CDS encoding carbonic anhydrase has translation MHVKQLLVPLLLSGLFLSSAAMAETAQPAADAAGASPGQVPAASSDSKPADKPAHWSYGGSEGPAYWGELSADYSQCSIGRNQSPVDLNQDDAIRSNKDAVQVDYQPMGYELVNNGHTLQATPAGSQPPLQIGSRTFTLKQFHFHDPSEHTFKGRHFPLELHLVHGAEDGALAVLAVVFQEGEENPALAPLVAESLSKGQTRKLAEPLDIRPLLPKKLSYFRLNGSLTTPPCSEGVTWVVFSSPVKASKAQIEALGQIMGGPNNRPVQPLNARILVDDDR, from the coding sequence ATGCACGTCAAGCAACTGTTGGTACCCCTGCTGCTGTCGGGACTGTTCCTGTCTTCTGCCGCCATGGCAGAGACGGCTCAGCCCGCGGCGGATGCGGCTGGAGCATCACCGGGACAGGTTCCGGCCGCATCGTCCGATTCGAAACCGGCTGACAAGCCGGCGCACTGGTCCTACGGGGGCAGCGAAGGCCCGGCCTACTGGGGCGAGCTGAGCGCCGACTATTCCCAATGTTCGATCGGGCGCAACCAGTCGCCCGTGGACCTGAATCAGGATGACGCCATCCGGTCGAACAAGGACGCGGTGCAGGTCGACTATCAGCCCATGGGCTATGAGCTGGTCAACAACGGCCACACCCTCCAGGCAACGCCAGCGGGCAGCCAGCCGCCCCTGCAGATCGGCAGCCGCACGTTCACGCTGAAGCAGTTCCATTTCCACGATCCCAGCGAGCACACCTTCAAGGGACGGCATTTCCCGCTGGAGCTGCACCTGGTGCATGGCGCTGAAGATGGAGCGCTGGCCGTGCTGGCCGTGGTCTTCCAGGAAGGGGAAGAGAACCCGGCACTGGCGCCGCTGGTCGCCGAGTCGCTGTCCAAGGGCCAGACCCGCAAGCTGGCCGAGCCGCTGGACATCCGTCCCTTGCTGCCGAAGAAGCTGTCGTACTTCCGGCTCAACGGATCGCTCACCACGCCCCCATGCAGCGAAGGCGTGACCTGGGTGGTGTTCTCCAGTCCGGTCAAGGCCAGCAAGGCCCAGATCGAGGCCCTGGGACAGATCATGGGCGGCCCGAACAACCGGCCGGTGCAGCCGCTCAACGCCCGGATTCTGGTTGATGACGACCGCTGA
- a CDS encoding carbonic anhydrase, whose translation MAFTRLSISLLLSGLILSAGMPAQAAPETVMVSEVTAMALEGKWPADWSYQGENGPAHWGELHPSYSKCARGWVQSPVDLGKATTRSRRSTVRVAFHPIRYEIFNDGRGIRAVPLETQHPIRIDRHDYTLKHIVFRAPSEHTFKGRHYPLEAQLVYEADDGALAVLATVFTPGHSNPSLAALTRQPLAEGQRRVLDKPLGTRVLLPRRLPHLRLNGSLTTPPCTEGVNWVVFTQPVQATRAQIDAMTRLIGQPNNRPVQPAHRRLMVEEMR comes from the coding sequence ATGGCTTTCACGCGCCTGTCGATCTCCCTGCTGCTGTCCGGCCTGATCCTGTCTGCGGGCATGCCCGCACAGGCCGCGCCCGAGACCGTCATGGTCTCGGAAGTCACCGCCATGGCCCTGGAGGGCAAATGGCCGGCCGACTGGTCCTACCAGGGCGAGAATGGCCCGGCCCACTGGGGCGAGCTGCATCCGTCCTACAGCAAGTGCGCCCGGGGGTGGGTCCAGTCACCGGTGGATCTGGGCAAGGCCACCACGCGCTCGCGCCGCAGCACCGTGCGCGTGGCCTTTCACCCCATCCGCTACGAGATCTTCAACGACGGGCGGGGCATCCGCGCCGTGCCGCTCGAGACCCAGCATCCGATCCGGATCGACCGGCATGACTACACGCTGAAGCACATCGTCTTCCGTGCCCCCAGCGAGCATACCTTCAAGGGGCGGCACTACCCGCTGGAAGCGCAGCTGGTGTACGAAGCCGACGACGGCGCCCTGGCCGTGCTGGCCACGGTGTTCACGCCAGGGCATTCAAATCCGTCGCTGGCGGCGCTCACGCGCCAGCCCCTGGCCGAAGGGCAACGGCGCGTGCTGGACAAGCCCCTGGGCACTCGGGTGCTGCTGCCGCGCCGGCTGCCGCACCTGCGGCTGAATGGCTCGCTCACCACGCCCCCCTGCACCGAGGGGGTCAACTGGGTCGTCTTCACCCAGCCCGTGCAGGCCACCCGGGCGCAGATCGACGCGATGACCCGCCTGATCGGCCAGCCCAACAACCGCCCGGTGCAGCCTGCCCATCGGCGCCTGATGGTCGAAGAGATGCGCTGA
- a CDS encoding PilT/PilU family type 4a pilus ATPase: protein MEREQASAFLYDLLRLMIAKDGSDLFLTVDFPPAFKISGKMVPVSDKPLTTQHTIELARALMNDRQAAEFEANKELNFAISPGGIGRFRVNAFTQMGRTGLVLRVIKSEIPDLATLNLPPVMSELSMTQRGLILMVGATGSGKSTTLAAMIGHRNEHSHGHIITIEDPVEFVHVHKNCIVTHREVGVDTLDWHVALKNTLRQAPDVIMLGEIRDRETMEHAVAFAETGHLCMGTLHANSANQALDRIINFFPDERRQQLLMDLSLNLKAVISQRLVPAEGRKGRVAAVEIMINSPLISDLIFKGSVSEIKEIMKKSRELGMQTFDQHLFDLFEAGQISYENALRNADSVNDLRLNIKLNSKRRSEDPTAASSKLGIV from the coding sequence ATGGAACGTGAGCAGGCGTCGGCCTTCCTGTACGACCTGCTGCGGCTGATGATCGCCAAGGACGGTTCGGACCTGTTCCTGACCGTGGACTTCCCGCCGGCCTTCAAGATCAGCGGCAAGATGGTGCCGGTCTCGGACAAGCCGCTGACCACCCAGCACACCATCGAGCTGGCGCGGGCGCTGATGAACGACCGCCAGGCGGCCGAGTTCGAGGCCAACAAGGAACTGAACTTCGCCATCAGCCCGGGCGGCATCGGCCGCTTCCGGGTCAATGCCTTCACGCAGATGGGGCGCACGGGCCTGGTGCTGCGGGTGATCAAGAGCGAGATTCCCGATCTGGCCACCCTGAACCTGCCGCCGGTGATGAGCGAGCTGTCGATGACGCAGCGCGGCCTGATCCTGATGGTGGGCGCCACCGGCTCGGGCAAGTCCACCACGCTGGCCGCGATGATCGGCCACCGCAACGAGCACAGCCACGGCCACATCATCACCATCGAGGACCCGGTGGAATTCGTGCACGTGCACAAGAACTGCATCGTCACACACCGCGAGGTGGGTGTCGACACGCTGGACTGGCACGTCGCACTGAAGAACACGCTGCGTCAGGCGCCCGACGTGATCATGCTGGGCGAGATCCGTGACCGCGAGACGATGGAACATGCGGTGGCCTTTGCCGAGACCGGCCACCTGTGCATGGGCACGCTGCACGCCAACAGCGCCAACCAGGCACTGGACCGCATCATCAACTTCTTCCCCGACGAGCGCCGCCAGCAGCTGCTGATGGATCTGTCGCTGAACCTGAAGGCGGTGATCTCGCAGCGCCTGGTGCCGGCCGAAGGGCGCAAGGGGCGCGTGGCTGCGGTGGAGATCATGATCAACTCGCCGCTGATCTCGGACCTGATCTTCAAGGGCAGCGTCAGCGAGATCAAGGAGATCATGAAGAAGTCGCGCGAGCTGGGCATGCAGACCTTCGACCAGCACCTCTTCGACCTGTTCGAGGCCGGGCAGATCAGCTACGAGAACGCACTGCGCAACGCCGACTCGGTCAACGACCTGCGCCTGAACATCAAGCTCAACAGCAAGCGCCGGAGCGAGGATCCCACCGCGGCCAGCAGCAAGCTGGGCATCGTCTGA
- a CDS encoding type IV pilus twitching motility protein PilT, protein MDITELLAFSVKNKASDLHLSAGLPPMIRVHGDVRRINLPAMDHEEVHNLIYDIMNDSQRKEYEERLECDFSFSIPGLARFRVNAFVQERGAGAVMRTIPSKILTLEQLNCPKSFTDIAMQPRGIVLVTGPTGSGKSTTLAAMINHINENVYGHILTVEDPIEFVHESKRCLINQREVGPHTQSFNNALKSALREDPDIILVGELRDLETIRLALTAAETGHLVFGTLHTSSAAKTIDRIVDVFPAAEKDMVRAMLSESLKAVISQTLLKTKDGNGRVAAHEIMIGTPAIRNLIREAKVSQMNAAIQTGGSQGMQTLDQCLTDLVRKNVISMAEARAAAAVKENFPL, encoded by the coding sequence ATGGACATCACAGAGCTGTTGGCGTTTTCGGTCAAGAACAAGGCGTCGGACCTGCACCTGTCGGCGGGGCTGCCGCCGATGATCCGGGTGCATGGCGACGTGCGGCGGATCAACCTGCCGGCGATGGATCATGAAGAGGTGCACAACCTCATCTACGACATCATGAACGACTCGCAGCGCAAGGAATACGAAGAGCGCCTGGAGTGCGACTTCTCGTTCTCGATTCCCGGCCTGGCACGTTTCCGTGTGAACGCCTTCGTGCAGGAGCGGGGCGCCGGCGCGGTGATGCGTACGATTCCGTCCAAGATCCTCACGCTGGAGCAGCTCAACTGCCCCAAATCCTTCACCGACATCGCCATGCAGCCGCGCGGCATCGTGCTGGTGACCGGTCCGACCGGCTCCGGTAAGTCGACCACGCTGGCGGCGATGATCAACCACATCAACGAGAACGTCTACGGTCACATCCTCACCGTCGAGGACCCGATCGAATTCGTGCACGAGTCCAAGCGCTGCCTGATCAACCAGCGCGAAGTGGGGCCGCACACCCAGTCGTTCAACAACGCGCTCAAGAGCGCGCTGCGTGAAGACCCGGACATCATCCTGGTGGGTGAGCTTCGTGACCTGGAAACCATCCGCCTGGCGCTGACGGCGGCCGAGACCGGCCACCTGGTGTTCGGCACGCTGCACACCTCGTCCGCAGCCAAGACCATCGACCGTATCGTGGACGTGTTCCCGGCAGCCGAGAAGGACATGGTGCGCGCCATGCTGTCCGAATCGCTGAAGGCCGTCATCTCGCAGACGCTGCTGAAGACCAAGGACGGCAACGGCCGTGTGGCGGCGCACGAGATCATGATCGGCACGCCCGCCATCCGGAACCTGATCCGCGAGGCGAAGGTGTCGCAGATGAACGCTGCCATCCAGACCGGCGGTTCGCAGGGCATGCAGACGCTGGATCAGTGTCTGACCGACCTGGTCCGCAAGAACGTCATCTCGATGGCCGAGGCACGCGCCGCGGCTGCCGTGAAAGAGAACTTCCCGCTGTAA